The genomic stretch GCACCAATGTACTACAACTTATATCCCTTCTTCTTCATCTTGAATCAGAGCGATGTCTCTCTACTGGGCAACCATGACAGTTTAGCCTCAAGGCATCCGCTGCCATACTAGACCTTTCTAGTTGATTCACCAGTCAAAAATTATCAATTTACCAGGCACTCTGGTCAGCCAAATATACTCAAATATTCCATGAAGCCAAGAGTGTTTTCCTTCAGATAGCCTGATATAGTTCAATACCAAACAAACCAATTAGTATTATTCTATAAtgacatttacataaatatattgaTTCATAGTCTGGAAGTGAACACAGATCCAGCAtatatgcatttaaaaatattcaGTTGATACTGTATTGGTTTCTATTTGACCATTTTTAATTTGTACCACTGAGCAATTGTAAATGTAATTTACAGAAGATACATACCTTCCATAAGTCTGAAATGTAAAATTTGGCTTCCTGATGAACTCCTTCTCTCCAAGCGCGATACCTGGAATACCATACTAGCCAGGGATTTAATTCATAACCTACAGCTTTGAATCCCATTTTTGCAGCTGCTATTACCTGTCAAATCACAAATCAGTTTTTTAATCAGCAGGAGAAAGATTCCCAGGGACACTACCTGAAGGCTCTGCTTAGTGAAATCacagaaaacaatttaaaattatACAAACATGTGGCAGAATCCTAAGCACATACAGCAAGACAGAAATTCTACAAAAATCCAGGACAAATGCCAGCACCTTCAGTTAAAGGATCTTGggtagcaaggctgggaaagacctgtgcCAAAAAGCAAATGTCAGGGAGAGTAGACAAAAGTggtatgcagtgcaatcctaactgtgagTAAAGCACGTTTACGTTTATAGTAAAGCtgcaaagcacgtttgcgcctcctttaGAGCAAGCCAtgtcagcacacagaggtgcgctggcacagGGAGGTTGCATCCAGACTCCATGGCGGCTTGCGGTGGgcgagccttgcgttggctgagcttggctgacacaaggctctggggtaggtggggaggagacaggagggaggcattcaagggtgcggggagggcaggcagagggcggccCTGGGGATGGGTGACTGGGGAGCGggtggcggggctgggatctgactgttatgctagatcccaacccccattcccaagcagctcagagcagcttcaagccactccactctccttgaattTATGCAACCTTACGAGGTGGTgaaagtttgaggagacccacaggggctgcagtggcttaccccggggtaagggaaagtttccccttacctttggatgagccactgtggagccctatctcatgctggatacagcgcaagcctcctggcctgcctgttccagtgcaagaaagGATTGCGCCACTAGATAGACAAATGGTCTGGGGGCTCAagcctattcaattttccagtgctactgcagttgcaatgcagtcctgaggtaagaaaaaaaaaaagttcccttaccttgaggaggcatccatgattgCTCCTCTACTggaagatacagtgcatgccctgttggcactgctacattggcactggaaatttgggtaagattgggccatgaatcAAGGCAACTTCACATTTTCATATGTAGTTGTCCACACTATTACTGTTGCAGAGCCCAGAATAGAAACACCTTCAGCACTGTGCTGCACAAAGCCCTCATTAACATCCATTTGTCAGGTTCAAAAATACTTTCattaaaaagcagttttaaacTTACAATGCGTCCATCACCACTACCTATGTCAACCAGGCATCCATTTCTGCCTCTCAGCATGTTCAGGACATTTTCAATCTGCTTTGTAGTTGCAGGTACAAATGGCAGGCAATGTTTCCTCAGTGCTGGAGTGATAAATGGAGTGGCAACTGAGTAAAGTGCTACTAATGTCCCACCAATTACACCAGTGACTAATAAGCCCCAGTTCCTTTGTTTAGGGCTCTCATTGGTGACCATCAAAGGCAAAATGTCTCTTGTGCTGTCTCCAGGAAGTACTTTCGACATAACAGAAGCACCTAGAAAAGGGAAAACATTTATTATGTTCAACTTCCAATCTTTTAGgcacattaagggtgcaatctgaaccaactttccagtaccaaggtaaaggcaatgcaactccaaggtaagggaacaaactttgccttagcctgaggaggcctccatgactgccccccaactgcaggatgcagcatatgccccactggcacagctatgccggcgctggaaagttggttaagattgcgccctaaatctcatTGATTTAAGTCTCAGTGATTTCAAGAGGGgatgtaagaatataagaagagcccttctggaaaGACCAAATGActttctagtccagcatcctattttcaACAGAGGCTAGACAGATATTTCCAGGAAAACGACAAGCAGGGCATAAAAagcaacagctcccccccccccactgcttgccCACTGGAAACTGGCATACTGCATCTGAACATGGGGTTCCATGGAGTTATCTTGGCTACTGAAAGATCTACATGAATTTGGCTgagatcctattcacacttacttggtGAGTAAACTTCATTGACAataatgaaatttacttctgggtagttATGATAGGATTGAGCACTTTGTctatctccttttaaagacatcacCACATCTCATTGGCTATGAATTCCATTAGTTCATTTATGAATTATTTAAAGCTTGCACTTATATTTCTCCCATCAAAATCAACGGGACTTTAAATTcctaactttggctggatcgCGTCCCAGTTTTCTAATTTATAACAGCAATTTCATTTTATGACTTTTTTCTTGACAAGTTTTTTCTTTACAAGTCTCAAATTCTATTAACCAAAATGAATTATGTGAGAAATGGAGTTATTCATCAGCTCCATTCTCATTTATATAGTAAAACATTTACAAACATAATCCAATATTAATACATATTGTTCCAGTCTTACAAGATCTGAATAAAGAAGGATGTGTTTTCAAAAATGCTTTGCTTGGCATGACTGTGGCTTTTCTACCATAACATTCATCAGTGTTCCAACATCAGAAATGTTAATGTTCATAAAATAAATTGGATCCcatttacaaaaaacaaaacaataaaaagtgCTATATTACATACAAGCTCAATTATGCAAATACTCCTGAATTCATTTGCATAATCATTACTTAAAACTTCAGATGCTTTCAGATTGACCCTGCACACACTTTCACAGAAGTCTAATCGAATTCAGTGGAACATACATATGAGTAGGCAAGCACAAGATTAAACTGCTTATTTCCCAGAATATTCTGCTATGCTATGTTTGCTATATAAGAACGTGCAGCATCTATTGAAGAAGAGTAAAATGCTAAGTCATGATATGATATGCTGTATGGAAAATAACTGCTTCATATGGCAGTTGACTGTAGAATGTACCATGCTTTAGAAATgtgccccattggggctgctgccatgttacctggggtaaggggagttAATTTCCCTTGTCACAGGCTGAGCAGCAGCTAggtccaaccctgcactggatatggtgcaggccagttggcctgcctgttccagtgtgggttaggactGGTCAAATAGCTATTATAAAGATCATTATGGCGTACATAAGTATTCAAAagaatatacagggtgacccaaaaaaaaacagaacccacaaatctttgaataaaactgttatttttaatttttcttcttttttctttcagggtatacaagtcaactttgtgcatgaaatattggaacaataatcttcctcaatatgattgaagtttgagtccagtaagtttcttgaaatttactggacctttgtaggatttaataaaatttttatgggttctgtttttttttgggtcaccctgtatgtacATTTCCAAATGTACCTATATCATCAAGTAACTAAGTTTGCCAAGTCCAGAACTTAAAATAATCCCTGTATCCAAAATTGATATACTAGAAAGTAAATCCCAAGGATCTCAACAGTACTCACTTCTGAACAAAtgaactgtatttatttattcactgtaTTTGCATACAAATTTTAAACAAAGAGTTCAAAGAGGTTTACAAAAGAAAAGAACAAGATGCTTCCTATGCTGAAGGGCTTTCAATATAAAAAAGACACAaaaagacaacagaggaaggtgAGGGAAATGGAAGCAAGGCTTAATGAAGAATATGCAAGTTACATTTCCACATTCACAAAGGCCTTGATCAGTggtatccaaactttttcaactgccTATTGGGCCATTGATTGTGGCTCCCCATGAGAGCAACAATACTATActttgtatagggtggtgggatTTTCCTGAGGATTCTgcgctcccctggctggtttctggaGGTTTCCTGGAGGAGCCATGACTCatagttcgggaaccactggcctTTGtcatgaagaacataagaagaaccctgctgaatcaggccaaaggcccatctagtccagcttcctgtatctcacagtggcccaccaaatgccccagggagcacataagacaacatacacaacctgcagcctggtgccctcccctgcatctggcaatcagaggcagcctaccttgaaaagcaagagcttgcacatacctactatgacttgtaacccgtaatgaacttttcctccagaaatttgtccaatccccttttaaagcatccaggtaagatgccatcaccacttcctgtggcaaggagttccacaaactaattacaagctgggtaaagaaatattttcttctgtttgtcctaactctcccaacactcaacttttgtgaatgtgccctggttctggtgttatgtgagaggaaaaagagactctatctcaggggtgtcaaacgtaaggcccgggagccggatgcagcctgtggaagctttttatctggccctcaggctctcagcagtgctgaggtgctactgctgaaagggcagcccacatgaaaattgggctctcctgtatcttgataAATGATCAAGAATTGCATATTTTccctttgtcatttgcagttaatgagttcctaggtttgaaaagtgcttatttttttggttatgacctgtttaatgacattacttcctgctaatgacatcacttccagccctcagcaggcatcatgaatgatattcaGCTCTTGCTaagaaactagtttgacacccctgctctatctaCTCTTCCTAAagctgtttgaaaacagtgttatttattttactcagaagtaaacccattgtgttcagtaagattgggctgtaaaattctatcttactcagtagaaacaaacacctctagtcataccCTATTTTCCGCACACCCAATTAAGGGTTTATCCCACATCTCTttttgcctctccccccccccaagcggtAGTAAGAAAAGTCAAAGCATAGGTGATGGGAAGCAAAATGATCCTGCTAATTTATGGAACTCAGGTAGGCAATCATGAGCACGCATTATGGGGAACCAATGCCAGTATCCAAGCCAAAAATGCAtgacttggaagtaagacccagCAAATTCAAGGAGGGGGGGGTATTCTGAATAACAAACAACATGAGGAGACTGAAAtgatatagcagtggttctcatacttttagcactagggcccactttttagaatgagaatctgtcaggaccctaaggaagtgatgtcatgaccagaagtgacatcatcaagcaggaaaatttttaacaatcctgggctgtaatctgactcacacttacccaggagtaagtcccattgactatcattgttaaaagtatatacatcgtagcctgttcaaagtacagatctgtaacatttccccaaatgcagtcacataccatggcagcatcaagtctaatattaaaaataaaatattaaaatgactggggacccacctagttggtcccgacccatggtttgagaaacactgcgatATAGTCATTTCTCTCCCCTGTCCATAGTGACCggatgtcataaccacaagaggacaaggcaccccaaaatgcagggCATCTAAGAAAAGTGCAGGacaagacaaaacaaaagcttaaaacactcaaatattgctttcatgtggttaatttaaaattATCCCAATTCTAAAGGGAATTTTTTCAATCTACATTTCAACCACTTTTCCATCTTACTTAAAACTTATAGTTTTAAATCTAAACTACTGTTTATTACAGTATAATTGTTTATTATATTGTTAATTGTTTATAATAATTGTTTATTACAGTATACtgtttattacatataatttactgCTTACAAGAAGACTCTGTGCTGgttgcaggggctgctcacaggggaaaggagaacatttaaattcttttccaggacacgaggcttaaaaagaggacatgtcctggaaaaagagggcgtcTGGTCACCCCATCCCTAACCCTCTCTACAGTATACCTCTCAAGTGGTGACCAGGTACTGCAAACCCCTCCCAGCCAGTGGATAGAACTCTGCCAGAACGCTGGATGGAAACACCAAGGACGGCTACTTCCTGTTCGAATCGACTGTACCATTAtccccatgagaggggggtgaaCTCCTAGTCCTCAGGAGTGAACCAATTCTCTTCCCTGCTTCCCATTCAGAACAAAAGGCATCTAAAAACATCCGTCATCTCAGTGCGCCGGGGAATGGGACTTCTTTTAAGCGGGGGACCACCTGTGTTACCTCAGCAACATTTTCTCCATCAGAGAGgtgaaaaaaaatgaatgaatgaatgaaggtgttggcTAATAGAGATTAAAAAAACTAGAATGAAACGCActctaactaagggcccaatcctatacaattttccagttccggtgctgctgtgcctatagggtatgcactgcttcctgtgttggggatgcagtcacagaggtctccttaagatatgggaacatttgttcccttaccccagggctgcattgcggttgcacaattggataggattggactgtaaggctgcaaacctaaccacactttcctgagtaagccccattgaacaaaataggacttacttctgagtagacctggctaggattgtgccctaagtcttagAAGAAAGCACACAAATCAATGACCAGAAACTAACAGTTTct from Tiliqua scincoides isolate rTilSci1 chromosome 4, rTilSci1.hap2, whole genome shotgun sequence encodes the following:
- the ATPSCKMT gene encoding ATP synthase subunit C lysine N-methyltransferase isoform X2, which produces MSKVLPGDSTRDILPLMVTNESPKQRNWGLLVTGVIGGTLVALYSVATPFITPALRKHCLPFVPATTKQIENVLNMLRGRNGCLVDIGSGDGRIVIAAAKMGFKAVGYELNPWLVWYSRYRAWREGVHQEAKFYISDLWKVSFSQYTNVVIFGVPQMMQQLEEKLGEELQQDARVVACRFPFPHWKPNHSIGEGIDTVWAYDFESFRVQS
- the ATPSCKMT gene encoding ATP synthase subunit C lysine N-methyltransferase isoform X1, producing MGRDQLGASVMSKVLPGDSTRDILPLMVTNESPKQRNWGLLVTGVIGGTLVALYSVATPFITPALRKHCLPFVPATTKQIENVLNMLRGRNGCLVDIGSGDGRIVIAAAKMGFKAVGYELNPWLVWYSRYRAWREGVHQEAKFYISDLWKVSFSQYTNVVIFGVPQMMQQLEEKLGEELQQDARVVACRFPFPHWKPNHSIGEGIDTVWAYDFESFRVQS